The Penaeus chinensis breed Huanghai No. 1 chromosome 16, ASM1920278v2, whole genome shotgun sequence sequence taacaaaaaaataatctaaacttTTTCAtcgtttgtttcttcattttctttccccccgTTTCTCCCCATAGCACCCATTCATCGTAGACCTGGTTTATGCCTTTCAAACGGGAGGGAAACTCTATCTCATCCTGGAGTACTTGTCAGGAGGCGAGCTCTTTATGCACCTGGAGAGAGAAGGCATTTTCATGGAAGACACAGCGTGGTGAGTAACATGACTAGGTCTTGTTTCTAAAATGTTGCTAGATGGAGGTGGATGTGCTCATAGCTGTGCTTTTGATGGAAAATGACTAGGTTGTGTTTCATAATTTTGAAGCCATTGTTGCTGGGGATGGCATGATATTTATGCTATGCCCACtgcattttagtttattaattttctttacacATATTTAATCAAATTATGATTAGGACATCATAAAATATGTACCTATATTTTAAAAGGATTAACATAATTACTTACTACCATTCCCACAATGTGTGTAGTACACATGGCTGTATATTTGGTTGTTATATGGGGCTATTGAATATTTGTTATTTagtcctttttgtttgtttgtttctttctttctcattaagTTAGGTTAAGTAATGTAAAGTCTAATTTTATGTTTTTACTTGTATGTGATTATGACATTATCAGTTTCATTTGGCAGGTAAGAGAGTATGAGGAATGcattctttctttcagtttttaccTGTCAGAGATAATCTTGGCCCTGGAGCACTTGCACTCAGAAGGCATCATCTACAGAGACCTCAAGCCAGAGAACATTCTCCTGGATTCCTACGGCCACGTTAAGCTCACTGATTTTGGTCTCTGCAAGGAAAAGATTCAGGTTAGTTAGAACAGTGTATGGGTATACCTTCTTTCTTGTCCTCCTCTGGGTTATTGctcttatctttgttatcttaacttcttcctcttcctccatattgttgttgttgttatctttgtcaAATTTTATCACCATAGTCAAGTTTTCATAGTCAtctttgttgtcattgtcattattttcttctttttcttcctcctcctcttcttcctcctcctcctcctcctcctcctcctcctcctcctcctcctcctcctcctcctcctcctcctccacctcctcctcttcctccttctctttcttcttctcttccttcttcttctccttctccttctccttctccttctccttctccttcttcttctcctttttctccttctcctccttctctttctctttcatattcttattcttattcttattcttcctcctcctcctcctcctcctcctcctcctcctcctcctcctcctcctcctcctcttcctcctcctcctcttcctcctcctcttcctcctcttcctcctcttcctcctcctcctcctcctcctcctcttcctcttcctcctcctcctcctcctcctcctcctcctcctcctcctcctcctcctcctcctcctcctcttcctcctcttcctcctcttcctcctcctcctcctcctcttcctcctcctcctcctcctcctcctcctcctcctcctcctcttcctcctcctcctcctcctcctcctcctcctcctcctcctcctcctcctcctcctcctcttcctcctcttcctcctcctcctcctcctcctcctcctcctcctcctcttcctcctcctcttcctcctcttcctcctcttcctcctcttcctcctcctcctcttcctcctcttcctcctcttcctcctcttcctcctcctcctcctcctcctcttcctcctcttcctcctcctcctcttcctcctcctcctcctcctcctcttccttccttctttcttgtcctCCTCTGGGTAATTGctcttatctttgttatcttaacttcttcctcttcctccatattgttgttgttgttatctttgtcaAATTTTATCACCATAGTCAAGTTTTCATAGTCAtctttgttgtcattgtcattattttcttctttttcttcctcctcctcttcttcctcctcctcctcctcctcctcctcctcctcctcctcctcctcctcctcctcctcctcctcttcctccttctctttcttcttctcttccttcttcttctccttctccttctccttctccttctccttctccttcttcttctcctttttctccttctcctccttctctttctctttcatattcttattcttattcttattcttcctcctcctcctcctcctcctcctcctcctcctcctcctcctcctcctcctcctcctcctcctcctcctcctcctcctcctctcctcctcctcttcctcctcttcctcctcttcctcctcttcctcctcttcctcctcttcctcctcttcctcctcctcctcctcctcctcctcctcttcctcctcttcctcttcctcctcctcctcctcctcctcctcctcctcttcctcctcctcctcctcttcctcctcctcctcctcctcctcttcctcctcaactttTTCATTCATGTAGAGGCTTTATGCAGGCACGTTCTGTTACTGAtccattttatgtatttatgtgaattaATAAAAGCATTTTGTATATTATAAGTAGTGATGGAATTATctgatatatgcataaacaaggCCTTGCATTTAGGACACCCTCTTCTTCTTACAGGAtgactctgtcacacacacattttgtggaACAATAGAGTACATGGCACCAGAGATCCTGACTCGCACTGGACACGGAAAGGCAGTTGACTGGTGGTCACTTGGAGCCCTGATGTATGACATGTTGACAGGAGCTGTAAGTTTGTGTTGTAATGGTGTTATGGtaacacatttttatttatttatttatttttttctgttaatcttttctttctttattcctgtgTATGCTTTCTTACAATTTGTgatgacagggaaagagaaaatttAGATAAATACTTTCATGATTCTTACTTTTTGTttccatgtatttatatgttcatatttgaTCAGTTACTGTTTTTGTGAATttaattttttccccccaatttcACTTTTTTCAGCCCCCATTCACAgcagagaacaggaagaagacaATTGAGAAGATCCTCAAAGGCAAGCTGAATCTTCCCCCATACCTCACCCCAGATGCGAGAGACCTCATCCGCAAACTGCTCAAGGTGAATTTTAAGGGGCTGATAAGGGTTCAGGGGTGAACGTTCATTTTGGAAGTGGCTTTGACTTTGGATTGCTGTTTGGAAGTGGGTGAATGAGGGAACAAATTTTTGAATAGGTATTTATAAAGTTTCAAAAATatcaatagatatagatgtgagtAACTACAGAGCAAGTAGTTGTTGATACCTTCATGTGACATAGTATTTTCatatgttctttttattattatcattatttatgtagttggtattttattaatgctattattacactatttgtttattgctattaacattattggtAATATTTTCTTCCAACGCCTGACACACTATGCAGTCCCTATCTAATACCTCTCAACCCCCGTTTTCTCCCTGTCTTCCGCGACCACAGAGACAAGTGAGTCAGCGTCTCGGCAGTGGCTCAGATGACGGTGAGCCCATTAAGAGACACTTGTACTTCAAACACATCAACTGGGATGACGTCATAAATCGCAAGCTTGACCCGCCATTCAAGCCTGTCTTAGTGAGTTCTTGTACagattttgttgttcttgttatttttatgaacTGAACTTGGattcattgtttatatttatatatatttgtatatttatatgtttatatgtttatataattataagtttatatatttgtatatttatatattaatatatttatatatttatataattgtatacttacatatttatgtatacacatatacacatatacacatatacacatacacacatacacacatacacacatacacacatacacacatacacacatacacacatacacacatacacatatacacatatacacatatacacatatacacatatacacatatacatatatacatatatacatatacatatacatatacatatacatatatatatatatatatatatatatatatatatatatatataaatcaatatatatatatatacacatatacatataaaaatcaatatatatatatatatatatatatatatatatatatatatatacacatacatatacatattcatacatatacacatacacatacacatatatgtatatatatgtatatatgtatatatatgtatatatatatatatatatatatatatatatatatatatgtgtatatatatatgtataaatgtgtatatatatatatatatatatatacatatatatatgtatgtatatatatgtgtgtgtgtgtgtgtatatatatatgtgtgtatatatatatatatatatatatatatatatatatatatatatatttataatcacacacacacacacacacacacacacacacacacacacacacacacacacacacacacacacacacacacacacacacacacacacacacatatattatattacatatatgtatatatattacattatatattatatatatatatatatatatatatatatatatatatatatatatatatatgcatgtatgtatgtatgtatatatattatgttatacatatgtatatatatatcatattatatatgtatatatatacatatatactatatatatatatatatatatatatatatataacatatatctatatatattatatatatatgtatatgatacattcaatatatatgtgtatatatacatatgtatatgtatatatatacatatatatatatatatatatatatatatatatatatatatatacacacacacacatatatatatatatatatatatatatatatatatatatatgtatatatatatgtatatatatgtatgtatatatacattcatatatatacatacatatatatatatatatatatatatatatatatacatatatatatatatacatatatatatacatatatatatacatatatatacatatatatacatatatatatatatatatatatatatatatatatatatatatatatatatatacatatatacatatacacacacacacacagatatatgtataagtatatatatatatatatatatatatatatatatatatgtatatgtatatatatatattataaatatatttatatataatacatatacatatatatacatattataaatatatttatatatatacatatacatatatatacttatatatatatatatatatatatatatatatatatatatatatatatatacaagtatatatatgtatatgtattatatataaatatatttataatatatatatatatatatatatatatatatatatatatatatatatatatatatatatatatatatatatatacacttatacatatatgtgtgtgtgtgtgtgtgtgtttgtgagtctgttTATTCATAGAAAACCATGGAAAATCTCAGctaatatttgatatatttctataatttttttccccaaatgtaATTTCACCAACTAAAGTATTTCTACAATATTcagtatatttttaaatttaacaTTACATATTTTTTCACAGAATGTTTCCAGAAAGAGGGATACATTTTATATCTCTTGTCGGTTTTTGGTGCTCATCACTATATTTTAACAAGGTATACCTTCCCTCTTGTATGCAATTGAGGCTCACTGTTTTCAACTATTCTCCTAcagagtggtgatgatgatgtgagtcAGTTTGACAGCAAATTCACCAAACAGACCCCTGTGGACTCCCCAGATGACAACATGCTCAGCGAGAGTGCCAACATGGTCTTTGAGGTGGGTTTGGCCTAGTGTTACAGGGCTCCGTACCGCACCTGTATTAGTTGGAGGGCCATTTGGcttgttttgttaatgttattttagtgtcccaattttttttcccttcacctgaatccccctcctcctcctcctcctcctcctcctcctcaagtctATATTTGATTGTGCACTTCCTTCTTGTCCTCATTTctgtatcattgttttttttttcttttttctctgctgtcctttttctcttttccattccttccttcctgttttccctccttcattccttccctgcTTATGCCTTAcagttcttcccttccccttccatccttccttttctgtaCACCTTCCtgttttagattttctttctccttttccttctctctctctctcgtctgtacttccaccttttctttgttcttcctccaactccctttacctttgctttgctgtgcaatcttccattttttatttactatatatgtcAAGTAATATCTGGGTGAGAAACATCTGGGAATGCTGAAGTGTATTTCTTTTTCCAGGG is a genomic window containing:
- the LOC125033386 gene encoding ribosomal protein S6 kinase beta-1-like, producing MAAPGVFDLELQEEDAIECDQSDDDAIEVEESQYEQGPDINAILQSEGIETLQLSDSTVNPGMEKARPSDFQLLKVLGKGGYGKVFQVRRVSGGKGAGKIFAMKVLKKATIVRNQKDTAHTKAERNILEAVKHPFIVDLVYAFQTGGKLYLILEYLSGGELFMHLEREGIFMEDTACFYLSEIILALEHLHSEGIIYRDLKPENILLDSYGHVKLTDFGLCKEKIQDDSVTHTFCGTIEYMAPEILTRTGHGKAVDWWSLGALMYDMLTGAPPFTAENRKKTIEKILKGKLNLPPYLTPDARDLIRKLLKRQVSQRLGSGSDDGEPIKRHLYFKHINWDDVINRKLDPPFKPVLSGDDDVSQFDSKFTKQTPVDSPDDNMLSESANMVFEGFTYVAPSVLEEMARPSVVKARSPRKPYTPNSGGPFSPRLSGMQNPFTFANGADTSSSSSGQVEQMDTSNPMPSGQHIHQHSQNQIQQQQPQQQRQQPQQQSTWNWKH